A stretch of Komagataella phaffii GS115 chromosome 2, complete sequence DNA encodes these proteins:
- a CDS encoding Meiosis-specific transcription factor, with protein sequence MKREPQRVLDPGLRNPSSELETELITSLDFRGPEEFELGKENDNVYEIENNAQNKPLPCRRDTRQDPKKIRKESDKFNQTPADNELNRLNIRGKIDATMSTSRQESIEGQQYGPVPQRSYDENPTQHFADHHSKSKVKVAPRSSLQFKVGPQFTRTFLVRPIYSNGGRLIIPKIEGRIDRGFEFLNNEWIGYKRNYFTLVAAFQFENYGFEEFTNATYHTIDQENNNLVIMYFALRLTSKCTEDGTSISLVQHTAKRDRGPQFEPPIHPAVPGSLPTHQVIKEAANIRNVGKIQRLNKLFYHNREESLTMEPGLNKYPDNSIFKVARYERIQFASSINYRKPSSSTRRFNLYVELIACLENNEFVTLAFIETPPLIIRGRSPSNYPNTKTSNEQASARNECKQAKKRIDDCSIYTNTAESFQFDSIDSVACAFMSCNTKEREDDQINTFNHMSCVNEYLNCTNSSRVVAGNISSGDSMTYPGTKTTKRGRKRKETSEQPKMKVKMKLNPKVAGKTKQIKIAHAKHMNATVDCDETPKDSIVNIESPIQNLQLDSPNKVSQGTTIESEPNYNFANDNYFVYRNKLSMLSTDSEDLKKDPELAAVLSYDAEENMAPRSLESLTLRHLIKNNQHEHQTVLKDKDCYLPDIFPNRHSAEDSRISIFVTNSENKENLNPDSYDNSKEGLFMEHVDKFQKAEQFSEIQAKLESFNNELFIPSSSDTSRNYLINVFNSSPNQDQSHSSIFENELYNF encoded by the coding sequence atgaaaagagaaCCGCAACGGGTTTTGGATCCAGGTTTACGAAACCCAAGTAGtgaattggaaactgaACTAATCACATCGCTTGACTTCCGAGGCCCAGAAGAATTCGAATTAGGAAAAGAGAATGACAACGTGtatgaaattgaaaacaatgCTCAAAATAAACCACTTCCATGTAGGAGAGATACTAGGCAAgatccaaagaagatcagAAAAGAATCCGACAAGTTCAACCAAACGCCTGCGGACAATGAGCTCAACAGATTAAATATTAGAGGAAAAATAGATGCGACTATGTCTACTAGTCGACAAGAATCTATAGAAGGTCAGCAATATGGACCAGTTCCCCAACGGTCATATGATGAAAACCCAACGCAACATTTCGCAGatcatcattcaaaatcaaaggTTAAAGTTGCTCCAAGGTCAAGTTTGCAGTTCAAAGTTGGACCACAGTTTACACGGACATTCCTTGTAAGGCCAATATATTCCAACGGTGGTAGATTAATAATCCCCAAGATAGAAGGAAGAATAGACCGAGGCTTTGAATTTCTAAACAACGAGTGGATCGGATATAAGCGCAACTACTTTACTCTTGTTGCAGCATTCCAGTTTGAGAACTACGGCTTTGAGGAATTCACCAATGCAACATACCACACAATAGACCAGGAGAACAACAATCTCGTAATAATGTACTTTGCATTAAGGTTGACTTCAAAATGTACCGAAGATGGAACATCTATTTCACTGGTACAACATACGGCAAAGAGGGATAGAGGACCCCAATTTGAACCACCCATTCATCCCGCAGTTCCAGGAAGTTTGCCTACTCATCAAGTGATCAAAGAAGCTGCTAATATTAGAAATGTTGGAAAAATTCAGCGATTGAACAAGCTCTTTTATCATAATAGGGAGGAATCTTTGACTATGGAACCTGGGTTGAATAAGTACCCCGACAACAGTATTTTCAAAGTCGCCCGATATGAACGCATCCAGTTTGCCTCATCGATTAACTATAGGAAACcgtcttcttcaaccaGAAGGTTTAATCTTTATGTGGAACTTATTGCATGCTTGGAGAACAATGAGTTTGTCACATTAGCCTTTATAGAGACACCACCATTGATAATTCGGGGACGATCACCTTCCAATTATCCCAATACAAAAACTAGCAACGAACAAGCTTCTGCAAGAAATGAATGCAAACAGGCAAAAAAGCGCATCGATGATTGCTCAATATATACGAACACAGCTGAGTCTTTTCAGTTCGATAGTATTGACTCCGTTGCTTGCGCGTTTATGAGCTGTAATACAAAAGAAAGGGAGGATGACCAAATTAATACCTTTAACCACATGTCTTGTGTGAATGAATACCTAAATTGTACCAATAGCAGTAGAGTTGTTGCCGGAAATATATCCTCAGGTGATTCTATGACTTATCCTGGGACGAAAACAACAAagagaggaagaaaaagaaaagaaacttctgAGCAGCCTAAAATGAAAGTCAAGATGAAACTGAACCCAAAGGTTGCGGGCAAAACAAAGCAAATCAAAATAGCACATGCAAAACACATGAACGCAACAGTTGATTGCGACGAAACTCCTAAGGACAGCATCGTTAATATCGAGTCACCAATTCAAAATCTGCAACTTGATTCACCCAATAAGGTTTCACAGGGAACAACAATTGAGTCCGAGCCAAACTATAACTTTGCAAATGATAATTATTTCGTGTACAGGAACAAGCTATCTATGCTCTCAACTGACTCTGAAGACCTTAAAAAAGACCCAGAACTAGCTGCTGTTTTAAGCTATGATGCAGAAGAAAACATGGCGCCTAGATCTTTGGAGTCTTTGACTTTGAGGCATTTAatcaaaaacaatcaaCATGAACATCAAACTGTTCTTAAAGACAAAGACTGTTATCTTCCTGACATTTTTCCGAATCGTCATAGTGCCGAAGACAGCAGAATAAGCATTTTCGTCACAAACtcagaaaacaaagaaaatctgAATCCGGACAGTTATGATAATTCCAAGGAAGGACTTTTTATGGAACATGTGGACAAGTTTCAGAAGGCTGAACAGTTCAGTGAGATTCAGgccaaacttgaatctttcaataatgaGCTTTTCattccatcatcatcagatACATCTCGAAATTATTTGATAAACGTTTTCAACTCATCACCgaatcaagatcaaagcCACTCAtctatctttgaaaatgaactgTACAACTTTTGA
- a CDS encoding DNA-binding protein of the mitochondria involved in repair of mitochondrial DNA, whose amino-acid sequence MITRQFRSHLLRGATFESLVSFGTYAVRFNVEESVLTTIKLDDISIIKPVKKKAQKRRTSHSKRSFQINLSDVSTLDDQNSNAPVKTSLVTERNHEVKLTPLYSQVKTTIDQFETNSKKHIVLTQVGSFYELYFQHAIKYAPELNLTLSSKKIRDMEIPFAGFPDHAVDKYLKMIFDLGHTAVICNQTNGLYENKIQRPVNRLITPGTVIDDSLRDYHNNNYLLTITFPKDPLKEIDGVNVGLAWADVGLGTFHVLETTLSQLMTHVSRISPSEILINEEVDLETLISGKWYPELVEFKRYFITRQKLPSARKKINSFFKRFVDPEHNIKAAYDNFKQKEQSAMLSLLHYLDECIPNYKTNFSSPTRSISNTLMQIDPKTMLDLELIQTRQGGFRTGSLVSIIDLTLTHAGSRRLKSWLSAPSAELSIIQERLSLVELFRSNRLLSEELRLLMKDTADIKRLMRRINNGKVDPMELVLVARTILQLQDMESLISEQSPHIQKLLLPLYQTLSDDGLLEKLSKELLTVIDVENLGKKTENRLDTTVIRKYWSITETVSPKLVTLRKRYSRLVNKCTQLLETYESELKANNINYKGLHLLKDVRSGEFLLEIKSTNANSLASTVSIFKDRLRDKTRSSCRLVDPEWTELGTRLVETEYLILKEEETILESFRVRLLALTNDIRNASYIIEKQDVLISFSILARNMNLNKPHIDESLELDVVDGRHIVVEEGLKQNLGEIQDFTANDCQLDTKKPTWIITGPNMGGKSTFLRQNALIVILAQIGSFVPASSARIGIVDKIFTRIGSSDNIYRNQSTFMVEMTETAAILKESTPRSLAIVDELGRGTSMREGIAIAYSCLFFLSTRIKCRTLFATHYGAELEALLLEDTAFMELIEFQRTRIIELEKNTSLPISDRIIFDHRLKPGISAHSYGLEIAELAGFPRESIEVGRMVMDRYEENR is encoded by the coding sequence ATGATTACCAGGCAATTTCGTAGTCATTTACTAAGAGGAGCTACATTTGAATCCTTAGTATCGTTTGGAACGTATGCCGTACGTTTTAATGTCGAGGAAAGTGTGCTCACCACTATCAAACTTGACGACATATCAATTATCAAACCTGTGAAAAAGAAGGCCCAGAAAAGGCGTACATCTCATAGCAAAagatctttccaaataaATCTGAGTGATGtctcaactttggatgatCAAAATTCTAATGCTCCAGTTAAAACGTCACTCGTAACAGAAAGAAACCATGAAGTGAAGTTAACTCCACTATACTCTCAGGTGAAAACAACCATTGATCAATTCGAAACTAATAGTAAGAAGCACATTGTGTTGACTCAGGTGGGATCTTTTTACGAGCTATATTTTCAGCATGCGATAAAGTATGCGCCTGAGTTGAACCTTACATTgagttcaaaaaaaatcagGGACATGGAGATTCCTTTTGCAGGCTTTCCTGATCATGCTGTGGATAAGTACTTAAAAATGATTTTCGATTTAGGACATACGGCGGTTATATGTAATCAAACCAACGGATTATACGAAAACAAAATTCAAAGGCCAGTAAACAGATTAATAACTCCAGGAACAGTTATTGACGATTCGTTAAGAGACTACCACAATAATAATTATCTACTAACCATTACATTTCCAAAGGAtccattgaaagaaattgatgGAGTCAATGTCGGCCTGGCTTGGGCTGATGTTGGCTTAGGAACATTCCATGTTTTGGAGACGACTTTATCGCAGTTGATGACCCATGTTTCTCGTATATCTCCGTCTGAGATCCTCATAAACGAAGAGGTTGATTTAGAAACATTGATCTCAGGAAAGTGGTATCCGGAGTTAGTTGAATTTAAACGATATTTTATCACAAGGCAAAAGCTTCCCTctgcaagaaaaaaaatcaatagtttcttcaaaagatttgttGATCCTGAGCATAATATTAAAGCAGCGTATGACAATTTTAAGCAAAAGGAACAATCAGCTATGTTATCTCTTTTACATTATTTGGATGAGTGTATTCCAAATTACAAGactaatttttcatctcCGACTCGGTCCATTTCGAATACCTTGATGCAAATTGATCCCAAAACCATGCTTGATTTGGAACTGATTCAAACTCGTCAAGGTGGGTTCAGAACCGGTAGTTTAGTTTCTATTATTGACCTTACCTTGACGCATGCAGGTTCAAGACGATTGAAATCTTGGTTATCTGCTCCCTCTGCAGAACTGTCAATTATTCAAGAACGTCTTTCCTTGGTGGAGCTATTCAGATCCAATAGGCTACTATCTGAAGAATTAAGGCTACTGATGAAGGACACAGCAGatatcaaaagattgatgaGGCGCATAAATAATGGTAAAGTGGATCCCATGGAGTTAGTATTGGTGGCCAGGACGATTCTACAATTGCAAGACATGGAATCATTAATCAGCGAACAATCTCCACATATTCAAAAACTACTTTTGCCTCtttatcaaactctttctgatgatggactacttgaaaaactgtCTAAAGAATTGCTTACTGTCATCGATGTTGAAAATCTAGGgaaaaaaactgaaaataGGCTAGATACTACCGTTATCCGAAAGTATTGGAGCATCACCGAAACCGTTTCTCCAAAACTCGTAACACTGAGAAAACGCTATTCCAGGTTGGTTAACAAATGTACACAATTATTAGAGACCTATGAAAGTGAATTGAAGGCAAACAACATTAATTACAAGGGTTTGCATTTACTGAAAGATGTTCGATCAGGTGAATTCTTATTAGAAATTAAGTCGACTAATGCCAATAGTCTAGCGTCAACCGTTTCTATTTTCAAGGATAGGCTACGTGATAAAACCAGAAGTAGCTGCCGTTTGGTGGATCCTGAGTGGACGGAGTTGGGTACGAGGTTGGTTGAAACCGAGTACTTGATACTAAAAGAGGAGGAAACGATTCTCGAGTCTTTCAGGGTTCGATTACTAGCGTTAACTAATGATATTAGGAATGCGTCGTATATTATAGAGAAACAGGATGTCTTAATTTCGTTCTCTATTCTTGCCCGTAACATGAATTTGAACAAGCCCCATATAGATGAAAGCCTAGAGTTAGATGTGGTTGATGGTAGGCATATTGTTGTGGAGGAAGGACTTAAGCAAAATTTAGGCGAAATACAAGATTTCACCGCCAATGATTGTCAACTTGATACAAAGAAACCAACATGGATAATAACAGGGCCAAATATGGGAGGTAAGAGCACTTTTTTGAGGCAGAATGCTCTGATAGTTATACTGGCGCAGATAGGTTCCTTTGTGCCAGCTTCAAGTGCTCGTATTGGGATCGTTGATAAGATTTTTACCAGAATCGGGTCATCAGACAACATTTATAGAAACCAAAGCACGTTTATGGTGGAAATGACGGAGACTGCAGCAATTCTGAAGGAGTCGACTCCAAGGTCATTGGCTATAGTTGACGAATTGGGAAGAGGTACCTCCATGAGGGAAGGCATTGCCATTGCATACTCCTgccttttttttttatctaCAAGGATAAAATGTCGAACTTTGTTTGCTACTCATTATGGAGCAGAGCTTGAAGCTTTACTTCTTGAAGACACTGCATTTATGGAATTGATTGAATtccaaagaacaagaatcatagaattggaaaagaacACATCACTTCCTATATCGGACCGCATCATTTTTGATCACCGTCTTAAACCAGGAATCAGCGCACATTCCTACGGTTTAGAAATTGCTGAACTTGCTGGATTTCCAAGAGAGTCAATAGAGGTGGGAAGGATGGTGATGGACAGATATGAAGAAAATAGATGA
- a CDS encoding Protein required for the assembly of box H/ACA snoRNPs and for pre-rRNA processing has protein sequence MSDNDICQPDKIAFGEDEKRDTKANLIPESLHTASTKSDESVKDLFQLAPEILDVHHKEEQEGDVAIESHENKDDLEPFLLQNNDNMVQRNTTSDDRIFVGIKGSNPSYSSDDCSESLDLESSSNESANSDQDSDLDSESESDSESETELNSVEANDLIHDSEDETSPAIGPIRSKNEVVDEKAPELPKDLVIDEGTPVELIGEISACVERSVVIKAYASGEFRVLKENSVLCLEDRTILGPLFEIFGKLETPFYRVKYNSVEEFENFKHMKGTKVYYLVPQSEFQYTEKIKSVKGTDASNWHDEEIPEEEQEFSDDEKERAFKQSKKKKKNKNKNKTARDEDKNSSEPSAKRRQNQVPNGYTNFTQLPIKYSLPQNSKVDPSVQQQILPTTTQRHALLESQSQPQLTSPIHAPERRSISSQSQLHLQQPSHPQFVPHDHSIALTHPQNYSPNEPSLKNIEMNSAYDQTPPQQAYYPPQPYGITQTHSQNKQALQNGMSLDTASMSESELKLQLQMQFQIMNQLASQLNHQQQQNSRYTTGHLPPYNQRKQPPPGNN, from the coding sequence ATGAGTGACAATGATATTTGTCAGCCAGACAAGATAGCTTTTGGTGAAGACGAGAAACGAGATACGAAAGCAAATCTTATACCAGAGAGTCTGCACACTGCTTCAACAAAATCCGATGAAAGTGTAAAGGATTTATTTCAATTAGCGCCAGAGATACTTGATGTACACCATaaagaagagcaagaagGAGACGTTGCGATTGAATCTCATGAAAACAAGGACGATCTTGAACCattccttcttcaaaacaatgATAACATGGTCCAACGTAATACAACTAGTGATGATCGGATATTTGTGGGCATTAAAGGAAGCAACCCTTCTTATTCCTCAGACGATTGTTCTGAAtctcttgatcttgaatcaaGTAGTAATGAAAGTGCCAACTCAGATCAAGATTCGGATCTGGATTCAGAGTCAGAGTCTGACTCCGAATCTGAAACAGAGTTAAACTCGGTTGAAGCCAACGACCTAATCCATGACTCCGAAGATGAAACATCCCCAGCAATTGGGCCCATTAGATCGAAAAATGAAGTTGTGGATGAAAAGGCTCCTGAATTGCCCAAAGATTTAGTTATTGACGAAGGCACTCCAGTAGAATTAATTGGTGAAATAAGCGCTTGTGTCGAAAGAAGTGTGGTTATCAAGGCGTACGCATCAGGTGAATTCAGagttctcaaagaaaattctGTACTCTGCTTGGAAGATAGAACTATTCTGGGTCCTTtatttgaaatttttggaaagttgGAAACTCCTTTTTACAGGGTGAAATACAATtccgttgaagaatttgaaaatttcaaacatATGAAGGGCACTAAAGTTTACTATCTAGTCCCGCAATCAGAATTTCAATATACAGAGAAAATAAAATCTGTAAAGGGAACTGATGCTAGTAATTGGCATGATGAAGAGATCCccgaagaagaacaagaattCTCTGATGACGAGAAGGAACGAGCATTTAAAcagtcaaagaagaagaaaaagaacaagaataAGAATAAGACTGCCAGGGATGAAGATAAGAATTCTAGCGAGCCATCTGCGAAAAGGAGACAGAATCAAGTACCAAACGGATATACCAACTTTACTCAGTTGCCAATCAAGTATAGTTTGCCACAAAACTCTAAAGTGGATCCGTCGGTGCAGCAGCAAATTCTTCCTACCACAACTCAAAGACATGCACTATTGGAATCCCAAAGTCAACCTCAACTCACAAGTCCAATTCACGCTCCAGAACGGCGATCAATCTCTTCTCAATCTCAACTTCACTTGCAACAACCGTCTCATCCTCAATTTGTACCTCATGACCATAGTATTGCACTTACACATCCTCAAAATTATTCACCAAATGAACCTTCACTCAAGAATATTGAAATGAATTCCGCTTATGATCAAACTCCACCACAGCAGGCTTATTATCCTCCCCAGCCATATGGAATTACTCAAACTCACAGTCAGAATAAACAAGCTCTTCAGAATGGAATGAGTCTTGATACGGCGTCCATGAGCGAATCTGAGCTGAAACTGCAACTACAAATGCAATTTCAGATAATGAACCAGCTAGCTAGCCAACTAAACcatcagcaacaacaaaaCAGCAGATACACAACCGGTCACTTACCCCCGTataatcaaagaaaacaaccTCCTCCAGGGAATAATTAA